The following coding sequences are from one bacterium HR17 window:
- the ndhC gene encoding NAD(P)H-quinone oxidoreductase subunit 3: MNPAGVSDYLFVAVFIAFGTAAIAVTLGIAWLVRPRFKPTPDKVMSYECSVPPKGSAWVQFRIIYYLFALLFVIFDVEVLFLFPWGAALKWLKEQGLGILAFVDMLIFLVILTFGWLYAWRKGVLRWT; encoded by the coding sequence ATGAATCCAGCCGGTGTCAGCGATTACCTGTTTGTCGCCGTATTTATCGCGTTCGGCACTGCGGCTATCGCGGTCACGCTGGGCATCGCGTGGCTGGTGCGCCCGCGCTTTAAGCCGACACCCGACAAAGTGATGTCTTACGAGTGCAGCGTCCCGCCCAAAGGGTCGGCATGGGTGCAGTTTCGCATCATCTACTACCTGTTTGCCCTGTTGTTTGTCATCTTTGATGTGGAAGTGTTGTTTTTGTTCCCGTGGGGCGCTGCGCTCAAGTGGCTCAAGGAACAAGGATTGGGCATCTTGGCGTTCGTGGACATGCTCATCTTCCTCGTTATTTTGACATTCGGTTGGCTATACGCGTGGCGGAAGGGTGTGCTCCGATGGACATGA
- the ndhJ gene encoding NAD(P)H-quinone oxidoreductase subunit J — MTPEQLEQKLRERFDDAIVATRVGLNGLEVSIAPQRLVEVCRFLRDEPDLDFNFLRCLSAVDWLKDGEFEVVYHLFSFRHRHELVIKVRVPRHDPRVPSVASVWRTANWHEREAYDLMGIVFEGHPDLRRLFMPEGWVGHPLRKDYVHDIERFDDEYAEKIRRGEIR; from the coding sequence ATGACGCCAGAGCAACTGGAGCAGAAATTGCGTGAACGCTTTGACGACGCTATCGTTGCCACCCGTGTCGGGTTGAACGGCTTGGAGGTAAGTATCGCCCCGCAGCGGTTGGTGGAAGTTTGTCGCTTCCTGCGGGACGAACCCGATTTGGACTTCAACTTCCTGCGCTGCCTCTCAGCGGTGGACTGGCTCAAGGACGGTGAGTTTGAAGTCGTTTACCATTTGTTTTCCTTCCGCCATCGCCACGAGTTGGTCATCAAAGTGCGCGTCCCACGCCACGACCCTCGTGTCCCGTCGGTGGCTTCGGTGTGGCGCACCGCTAACTGGCACGAACGGGAAGCCTACGACCTGATGGGCATCGTTTTTGAGGGGCACCCCGACTTGCGCCGGCTGTTCATGCCTGAAGGATGGGTCGGTCATCCCTTGCGCAAAGACTATGTCCACGACATTGAGCGCTTTGACGACGAATACGCTGAAAAAATTCGCCGAGGCGAAATTCGCTGA
- the nqo4_2 gene encoding NADH-quinone oxidoreductase subunit 4, translating to MATTETYETAAAPRRDIRTEEMEISMGPQHPSTHGVLRVVIKVDGEWIRAADPDLGYLHRSFEKLAEQRTYPQGIFLTDRWDYLSAMNNNWIYCLAVEKLLGIQVPEKAEWIRVMIAEFQRIASHLVFLGTYGLDVGALTPFFYCFREREKILDLFEALCGARLTYNYIRIGGVSRDLPKGWLDQAEGLLDYLAQRFDELDDLLTYNKIFIARTVGVGVVPPEMALDYGLTGPMLRASGIPYDVRKAQPYSVYDQIEFDVVTHPGCDCWARVWVRSQEMRQSLRIIRQCIAKLRTMPEPDFDAPYDPSPHVMAKVPPKPKPKPNDVYVAIESPRGELGVYMVSDGSEKPYRMKIRGPGFVNLSVLPAVAPGHKVADLVAIVGNIDIVMGEVDR from the coding sequence ATGGCGACGACAGAAACCTATGAGACCGCTGCCGCGCCGCGCCGTGACATCCGCACCGAAGAGATGGAAATCAGCATGGGTCCGCAGCACCCGTCCACGCACGGCGTCCTACGCGTCGTCATCAAGGTGGACGGCGAATGGATTCGGGCTGCCGACCCCGATTTGGGTTACCTGCACCGCTCCTTTGAAAAACTCGCCGAACAGCGCACCTACCCGCAAGGTATTTTCCTGACCGACCGCTGGGATTACCTGTCGGCGATGAACAACAATTGGATTTACTGCCTCGCCGTTGAAAAGTTGCTGGGCATTCAAGTCCCCGAGAAAGCCGAGTGGATTCGGGTGATGATTGCGGAGTTTCAACGCATCGCCAGTCACTTGGTCTTTCTGGGCACTTACGGCTTGGATGTCGGGGCGCTCACGCCCTTTTTCTACTGCTTCCGTGAACGGGAGAAAATCCTTGACCTGTTTGAAGCATTGTGCGGGGCGCGCCTGACCTACAACTACATCCGTATCGGTGGCGTCTCCCGCGACCTGCCTAAAGGATGGCTGGACCAAGCCGAGGGGTTGCTGGACTACCTTGCGCAACGCTTTGACGAGTTAGATGACTTGCTGACCTACAACAAAATTTTCATCGCCCGCACCGTTGGCGTCGGCGTCGTTCCCCCCGAAATGGCGCTGGATTACGGTCTGACAGGACCGATGCTGCGCGCCAGCGGTATCCCCTACGATGTCCGCAAGGCACAACCTTACAGCGTCTACGACCAGATTGAGTTTGATGTCGTCACCCATCCAGGTTGCGATTGTTGGGCGCGGGTGTGGGTGCGGTCGCAAGAGATGCGGCAAAGTTTGCGCATCATCCGCCAATGCATCGCCAAGTTGCGGACGATGCCTGAACCTGACTTTGATGCCCCTTACGACCCATCGCCTCATGTCATGGCAAAAGTCCCCCCCAAACCCAAGCCCAAACCCAACGATGTCTATGTCGCCATTGAGTCGCCGCGCGGCGAGTTGGGCGTTTACATGGTCAGCGACGGCAGCGAAAAGCCTTATCGTATGAAGATTC